From Curtobacterium sp. MCBA15_012:
CCGCTCAGCAGGGCGGATCGCTGGCTCGAGGGCTGAGCCTCCAGCTGGCGAATCATTTCGGAAATCATTTCCGCAATCATTCGTTGAGGAGGCAGGAACAACGCGTGGCTCGACGGTGCCCGTCACAGCACGCCTCGCGTCCGCTGCCGGCGTTCCGCCACTCGAGCGGCGCGCAGCTCGGGCGTCGCGTACTCCCGCAGCGCCGATTCGTCGAGTCGCTCGAACTCCAGGTGGTGGCGCACGAAGAGTTGCGGATACTCGTCGAAGATGCTGCGCGCGCTGCGTTCGCCCCTTAGCACCGCCACTCGGAGTCGATCGAGAAGCGGTGGGATGTGGCCCTCATGAGCACGCAGGGCATCGACTTCCGCTCGCCAGTCGTAGCCGGGGGAGGCGAACACCTCGCCGTCGGCGTAGAGGTGCTTGCCCTTTGCCTGCTCAGTCGGAGACTCGTGCGTCAGGTAGCGCACAGCGCGGGCGAAGGAGTGAGGGTCTCCGCGTTGGCCAACTACCGGGCGGACGAGCTCGGTCGGAACCTGCAACATGTTGGCGACGGTCGCGTAGCTGCGGGCATCCCTGAGCGCGAAGATGACGTGCACATGCTTGCGGACACCCTGATCCTTGTCATGCACGATGCCCGCGTAGCGCTCCACGTTCGGCCGATCAAGCCCGTGAACGACGGCATCACGCGTTAGCGTCTGGGACACGACCCGGAAGCGGCGAGTGCGCTGTCCGCCGCGACGACCCATCGTAGGAGGACTAATGGGAGTCTCGCCAGCGCTCATCGGCGCCCCTCCTCGGAGGTGCTGCCGAACTCCTGGGACAGAAGCCACGCATCGACCGCCTCAGGGCGATAACGAACGGACTTCCCAAGGCGGATGAAGGCTGGGCCGGTGCCGGTGATGCGCTTCTCGCTCAGAGTGCGCTGCGACAAGCCAAGACGCTCAGACAGGGTCGCCGGCGTGATCAGGGCATCGAGGAGTGGGGTGCTAACTGCAGAGGTGACGGGCATGGAGGGTCCTAGAGGACCCTCGGATCGCGCTAGCTCTATCCCCGAGGAGGGTGGTCCGACGGTGATCTGTCGGTGGGAGGTCCTTCTCCCTGCGGCGCTCACTTCCCCGACTGTCACTTACATCGGTAACGGTGCTTGCTTCGCCGCGTTCGTCAATCGCGGAGTTCAGTTTACACGTTTGTGCACGTTCTTGCGGCCGCATTCGGAATCCGCCAAGATCCTCGATGCAGAGCTTCGGTAGTGACAAGGAACTGATGGGCAGCGTCTACAAGTACGACACAAAGCAGGGCTCGCGCTTCGAAGCTCGGTATCGCCGACCGGACGGCAAGACTGCCCGGAAGGGCGGGTTCAGGCTCAAGCGCGATGCCGAAAACTACCTCACCACTGTGGAGGCCGCGAAGCTCGATGGGTCGTATATCGCTCCCAGCGACAGTCGCCTCACCTTGGGAGTCCTCGGATCGGACTGGATCGCGTCTCATCGAGCGTGGGTCAAGCCATCGACCTTCCACTCGGACGAGTCCGCGTGGCGAGTACACGTCGAGCCGAAGTGGGGCGCTCGAGCACTCGGGTCTATCCGGCATACCGAGGTCCAAGCGTGGATCAGCGAGATCGCGGAGACGCGAAGCGCGACGACTGTCGCTCGTGCGCATGGCGTGCTTGCCGCAATCATCGATGGAGCGGTGAAGGACAAGCGACTGACCTCGAACCCCGCGCGCGACATCAAGCTCCCACGCAAGACGAAGGGTCGGTGTGCGTACCTCACCCACGAGCAGGTCGAGCGCCTTGCCGTCGCGTCCAAGTACCCGGACCTCGTGCGGTTCCTCGCCTACACCGGACTGCGATGGGGCGAGGCGACCGGGCTTCGCGTCCGGCACGTCGACCGGGCTGCCCGGCGAGTGAACGTCGAGGAGAACGCGGTCAGCGTTAACGGGACGGTGATCGTCGGAACCCCGAAGACTCACGAGCGCCGCTCGGTCGTCTACCCGGCGTTCCTCGACAAAGCGCTCGAGGCCGCATGCGGGGGGAAGTCCGCTGACGACCTCCTCTGGGGGGCAGGGCTCGAGCACTTGCGACCGGGTGACTCTCGCAAGGGCTGGTTCGTTGGCGCGGTGAGCCGAGTGCGAGATGCAGACCAAGAAGCTGCGGCCGAGGCGCGTAGCCGTGGCCGCGAGGTGCCGCCGATGATGCCGGTCGTGACACCGCACGATCTGCGGCACACGGCTGCATCGCTTGCAATCAGCGCAGGGGCAAATGTCAAGGCCGTACAGCGCATGCTCGGCCACTCGTCTGCGGCGATGACGCTCGACCGGTACGCAGACCTCTTCGAGGACGATCTGGACTCCGTGGCTAATGCGCTCGATGCCGCACGAAACGCCCGCTTGCTGAAAGAAACTCCGCGTACCTAAACGCCGACGACACTTCCAAATCTCGGTTCCGAGAATGACTATTATCGGAACTGATCCGACCGGCGTGCACAGTGTCGCCGCTGGCAGGAATGAGGGCACGTGTGTGAAGTGAAAGACAGGTTGTCGTTTTGAAAAGCAACTTGTCGCGAGTGAAACCGTCTTGTCGCGACGGCGATACGGGTGGTTCGGCGCTTCATCCCCCGGGCGAGCGTCCGGGCCGTGACGAGACCGCGAGCACGATCGCCATGGCGTTTCAAGGGATGTTCTCGTGAGCCGTCGTCTGCCTGGCAGTTGTCGTGTTGTCGAACGTCAGCCAACTTGTCTAGCTGCCAAGCAACGTGTCTGAAAGACGAGGGTTAACACGTTATTTGGCAGCTAGAGAGTGATTGCGGGCCACCCATTGGCGCTCTTTGATATGCACACACGTCCGATCCTCCGGTAGCTCTAACGACGAGGAGAGCTCGGAGTGAGACCCTTAAGCGTTGGATGCGCGGGCAGGAAGTTCGCCACGAAAAGACCCGCTTCAGAGACGCGAAGCCCGCGCGTCAGCTCGAGGGATTAGGCCTGAATTGTCGTGGGCGGGCGAGGACAGCATTCGGGCCCGCCCCTCCGACGTCGCCGGATTGATTTGGGCGCTGGCACCGATTCTGCTCTACCCTATTCGTGTTAACGCTTGAAATTGGACATCAGTTGAACCCGTGGCACTGTCCGACCGCGAGAAGTGCTGATGTGTGGTTCTGCGGCGTCAAACGGAAGGGTACCGTTAGATCGGTAGAAGCAACTTCACCTGCTCGGATCTAGCGATCCTGGCTTCCCAGAGGAGACACCCTGGACCACGAGGAGCTCGTGCGGGTTCGCACAGATCTACAGCGTGTCGGATGGGCAGCGACCACAGGCACCCCGGATGGGGCGCTACGAACGATCCGAAGGGACCCTGTCTGGAGCGCCATACCGAACCGGCCTGGCGCAACTCGGCAGTCAACCGTTCTGAAGCCGATGACGAGAGCGGAGGCGCCGCAACGCTCGCTGAGTGCAACCTACGGGCTGGGTGCTCAGCCCTTGCACACGGATGGTGCGCACCTGATCGACCGCCCCGATGTGATCATGCTGGCGTGCACGGAACCGAGCGCCACCGACACCCTCGTACGTTTCTTCGAGCCCGGCGACTTGCCGGACTTCGTGTTTACGGGCATCTTTACGGTGAATACCGGCAAGTCAAAGTTTCTAGCCCCTGCGTACGACGGCGCGATCCGTTTCGATCCGGTCGCGATGCGTCCATCTGACTACCTCGCTCGACGTACCGTGGCGCACTTCGCGGACGAGCGAGCGAACGCCTATCACCACCGCTGGGACAGCCCCGACCTGCTGCTGTTCATCAACAATCGGCGGAGCTTGCACGCTCGCGACGCGCTCTCCGGCGACGCCACCACTCGCCGTGTAACCCGGTATGCCTTCCGAATTGAGCGCGACGCATGAGCCCGTTCGACGCAGACGGGCTCTGGATGAAGAGCCGGCTCTTCATCAACAGGGCCATGGATCAGGATCGTGACTTCGAGGAGCGTGCGTTCTGGGCGTGTGCATCGCTTGAGGTCCTCGGCAAGGCGGCGCTCGCACATGTGTCACCGCTGCTGGTTGCGACCCCTACCGATGATGGGAAGAGCCTGCTCGTCGCGAGCGGAGTGGACTTCCCGCACGCGAACGCCACCTCGGTCCAGGCTAAGGCGGTGTGGGCCCGCTGCGGGAAGCTCTTCAAGCCGTTTAGTGATGCCGCTGCGACGAAACTTTCCTACGGCCGGAACGAGTACATCCATTCTGCGACGGTCGGCTTCGACGCTATCCCGGAGCATGCCTGGTGGCCGAGCTTTTGGGCGCAAGCAGTAATTCTTCTGCAGCACGTTCAGAGAGACGTCCCCGCCTTCGTTGGGGACGCGGCTGCCGCGGTGGTGGCGCAGCACCTCGCGACAAACAAGGACTCTCTCGCCCGACAGCTACAGGCACGCCTGGAACGAGCGCGCTCAATGCTCGCCCGGCATACGAACGGAACGCTGACCTCGCAGGGAGCTGCGGAGTGGGCCACCTTCACCGCGCCGTATGCGGCGTATACGCGACTCACGTCTTGCCTAGCTTGCGAATCGAAAGCCGCGGTGATCGGCGGTAACGAAAAGAACGGTACCAGCGTCGACTCATACCAAGACGAGTACTCGGAGAACGTGATCGTGGACGTGACAGTGGAGGTCAATACCGACTTCATCGCCTGCCCGGTCTGCCACCTCCTAATCACCGAGTGGGAGCTCCTGTCCGAAGCGGACGTTGAGCTGGCGTTCGACGCCGAAGGTTCGCTGGACGATCTCGACTTTGAGGACTACAACAACGAATAGGTGAGCAGGATCATCTGCGCGAGTGGTGTTGTACGTCGTCGGCAACGTGCTGGAGTTGGCAGGTCTGCGTGTCGTGCCGGGATGCTCGTCGAAGAAGAAGGTCGCCGCCCACACCGGTAAGTTCTCGTTCCACTCGACAGCAGTGATCCTCTCGCCGGATACGTTCCTCTCGCGGTGCTTGCGGTCCAAGTGAACCGACCCCAGCGGTCTACTAACGATGCCTTGAGCTCTGCCGCAGCGTTTCGGATCAACGAGTAGTGACCGGCAGTCCGTGGCGTCCAGGGCTGCTGCAGGTTTTTTGACTCGTTGGTTCAGGCCGCGAGTGCGACCTGTGGGTTGATGATCATCTCGTACTCGATCGGGGTCACCTTCCCCAGGGCTCTTTGCCGTCGTTTCCGGTGATAGGTCGATTCGATTCCGGTAATGATCGCCAGCCGGAGTTCCTCCCGGGTGACCCATCGTTTCCGGTTCAGGACATTCTTCTGCAGGAGCGCGAAAAACGATTTCATCGCCGCGTTGTCCGCGCACGCACCGACCCGCCCCATCGATCCGAGCAGCCCGGCGTCCGAGAGGGCCCGGACGAACTTCTTCGAACGAAACTGGCTGGCCCGATACGAATGGATCACCGTCCCGGCTGGGTTCAGGCGGGAGATCGCCATCTGCAGGGCCGCGACGGCAATCGAGTAGCCGACTATGCGCCGCGAGCACGCGTCCTTCATCGCGCGGAGGTAGAGCTTGCCCTCACCGGTCGGATGCTCGGTGCTGTCGGTCAGCCACAGTTTGTCGAGATCCGGTGCCGTGAACGCACGCCGGACCCGGACATCGTGCACTAGCGGGCCGGCCTTGCGATTCAAGCCCCGCTTCTTCGCGTGCAGCGACCAGAGCCGCCGCTGCGAGCACAACCACATCCTTTCAGCAAGAGCCAACGCCCCTGCCCGTCCGGAGTCAACCGAACCTGTAGCAGTCACGACGGAGCAACAGAGCCCCATGCTGCGGCTCGGCGCTGGCTCTGCAACACTGTCGTCATGCCGGTTCAGGATGACGAACGCGAGAACGCGATGATTCAGCTATTCAACCTGACGGTTCCTGCCGACCGAAGCCGGTCCGACATCGACGCGCACCTCATGATCGATGGCAAGGTCATCAACTTCGAGCTGAAATCGACCACCGGGAAGTCCGTCTCAACGGTCAGGGACTTCGGCCCTGACCATATCCGCAAGTGGCGTGACGACCTGCACTGGATCTTCGCCTTCTACGACAAGCTCGGCGCCCGGCTCCAGTACTGCATCTACGCCTCCCCGACGGACATGGAGCCGTGGATTGTTCGCAAGGAGCGTTACATTGCGCCAGACCTCGCACTCGCAGACTCGCTACCAGCAAGCGTGACGTCGGAGATGGTCGTGGCCCTCCTCGGAGAGAAGGACGTCTACAGCCCCGCTGACGCCCGATGGGTCATGAAGAATCAGTGGAAGGCCAGCGAGTACCAGGAGTTCAAGGACCTCCCGGACGGCTACTCGCTTGCCCGCATGACGGAGATCATGCAGCAGCGAGGCCGGTACGTCATCCTCCGCGGTTCGACGCTGAACAACCCACACATCGAGGGGTCCTTCTTCGACAGTTTCGACCGCATAGTGGACGAGCACGCCATCCGGCTGCGTGACCTGGTTCGTGCTTACCTCAGCGCAGCAGCCACTGACGACGCCACGGAGTAGGCAACCGGCGGTACGACGGAGTTCCCGATCTGCCCGAGTTGCATGTACGTAGCGCCCGCGAAGCGCCAGGATTCGGGGAACCCCTGCAGCAGTGCCACGTCGGCAACTGACAAGCGGAAGTGCCCGTTCTTCGTGACGTATGCACTGGCGGCGTCCCGGGTGGCGGCAACGCCATTCGGCCAAATCTGTAGCGCCTCGAAGCGGCGC
This genomic window contains:
- a CDS encoding TauD/TfdA family dioxygenase; translation: MTRAEAPQRSLSATYGLGAQPLHTDGAHLIDRPDVIMLACTEPSATDTLVRFFEPGDLPDFVFTGIFTVNTGKSKFLAPAYDGAIRFDPVAMRPSDYLARRTVAHFADERANAYHHRWDSPDLLLFINNRRSLHARDALSGDATTRRVTRYAFRIERDA
- a CDS encoding AlpA family transcriptional regulator; its protein translation is MPVTSAVSTPLLDALITPATLSERLGLSQRTLSEKRITGTGPAFIRLGKSVRYRPEAVDAWLLSQEFGSTSEEGRR
- a CDS encoding Rep family protein, which translates into the protein MSAGETPISPPTMGRRGGQRTRRFRVVSQTLTRDAVVHGLDRPNVERYAGIVHDKDQGVRKHVHVIFALRDARSYATVANMLQVPTELVRPVVGQRGDPHSFARAVRYLTHESPTEQAKGKHLYADGEVFASPGYDWRAEVDALRAHEGHIPPLLDRLRVAVLRGERSARSIFDEYPQLFVRHHLEFERLDESALREYATPELRAARVAERRQRTRGVL
- a CDS encoding tyrosine-type recombinase/integrase — encoded protein: MQSFGSDKELMGSVYKYDTKQGSRFEARYRRPDGKTARKGGFRLKRDAENYLTTVEAAKLDGSYIAPSDSRLTLGVLGSDWIASHRAWVKPSTFHSDESAWRVHVEPKWGARALGSIRHTEVQAWISEIAETRSATTVARAHGVLAAIIDGAVKDKRLTSNPARDIKLPRKTKGRCAYLTHEQVERLAVASKYPDLVRFLAYTGLRWGEATGLRVRHVDRAARRVNVEENAVSVNGTVIVGTPKTHERRSVVYPAFLDKALEAACGGKSADDLLWGAGLEHLRPGDSRKGWFVGAVSRVRDADQEAAAEARSRGREVPPMMPVVTPHDLRHTAASLAISAGANVKAVQRMLGHSSAAMTLDRYADLFEDDLDSVANALDAARNARLLKETPRT